A single Lactuca sativa cultivar Salinas chromosome 8, Lsat_Salinas_v11, whole genome shotgun sequence DNA region contains:
- the LOC128128019 gene encoding uncharacterized protein LOC128128019, which translates to MSREPSIAQPTRHHGDHDRRGCSYKTFMNCKPPIFNGEIDPVLSSTWIMEIEGTFDTSKCADEDKVIYAATMLKREAIHWWGMVKEVRGREEAKNMSWDEFLRIFKEKFCPRTAVKQLEEEFLRLEQGNMTVREYTTKFTEKTRFAEFYVSTEERRVERYIWGLRTAIREFVQIQKPGTFQSAVDAAEGRKREKNRQGEDRALGKRKWEGTNNDSKKGKTSGQERKVDQSSGVKQCPKCNRYHKGESNMNQKVCYKCGKPGHIATECKTGRVCYGCGSPNHIKSECPQGKGNNNQGRITDNRSTDKKADTGRPKARAFRMTAQEAQETPYVVTGTFLVNSIHARVLFDSGANRSFVSSTFCKNLGRNAKTIEHALEIETADDHWVVVREEYDD; encoded by the coding sequence ATGAGTCGTGAACCAAGTATTGCACAACCCACAAGGCATCATGGCGACCACGATCGGCGGGGTTGTAGTTACAAGACGTTCATGAACTGCAAGCCACCCATTTTTAACGGAGAAATTGATCCCGTTTTGTCATCAACATGGATCATGGAGATTGAGGGAACATTCGATACTAGCAAGTGTGCGGATGAGGACAAGGTGATTTATGCTGCGACAATGCTAAAAAGGGAGGCAATACATTGGTGGGGCATGGTGAAGGAGGTTAGGGGGCGTGAGGAGGCCAAgaatatgtcatgggatgagttcctaagaatttttaaagaaaagttTTGCCCTCGTACAGCGGTTAAACAGTTGGAGGAAGAATTTTTAAGGTTGGAGCAGGGGAATATGACTGTGAGGGAGTACACCACAAAGTTCACGGAGAAGACTAGGTTTGCCGAATTTTACGTATCTACGGAAGAAAGAAGGGTGGAACGCTATATTTGGGGATTGAGAACAGCTATCCGTGAATTTGTGCAAATTCAGAAACCGGGTACTTTCCAGTCTGCTGTTGATGCTGCAGAAGGTCGCAAACGTGAGAAGAATCGTCAAGGTGAAGACAGGGCTTTGGGGAAAAGAAAATGGGAGGGTACAAATAATGATTCGAAGAAAGGAAAGACTTCAGGGCAAGAACGTAAGGTTGATCAAAGCTCTGGAGTAAAGCAATGTCCGAAATGTAACCGTTATCATAAGGGGGAGAGTAATATGAATCAGAAagtttgctacaagtgtggtaagCCAGGGCACATAGCCACAGAATGTAAGACAGGAAGGGTATGTTACGGGTGTGGTTCCCCTAACCACATTAAGTCGGAATGTCCCCAGGGTAAAGGTAACAACAATCAAGGCAGGATAACAGACAATCGGTCGACGGATAAAAAGGCTGACACTGGTAGACCAAAAGCTAGAGCTTTTCGCATGACGGCTCAGGAGGCTCAGGAGACCCCATATGTGGTGACAGGTACTTTCCTAGTAAACTCAATTCATGCTAGGGtgttatttgattctggtgcaaATAGATCTTTTGTGTCTTCTACTTTTTGCAAAAACCTGGGTAGAAATGCAAAGACTATAGAACATGCCTTAGAAATTGAAACTGCTGACGATCATTGGGTAGTAGTAAGAGAGGAATATGATGATTGA
- the LOC111881707 gene encoding uncharacterized mitochondrial protein AtMg01250-like: protein MGYGDKWRMWIKGCLQSAGLSVLINGSPTAEFGMEKGMRQGDPLSPFLFIIAMEGLNIAVKAACQKDLFHGIKIPHSEISISHLFYADDAIFVGEWSQSNIKNLARGIKMFSGGVWVEGQLQQVYGFWCWS, encoded by the coding sequence ATGGGGTATGGAGATAAATGGCGTATGTGGATTAAGGGGTGTCTTCAATCTGCTGGACTTTCAGTTCTTATAAATGGGTCTCCAACTGCAGAATTTGGAATGGAAAAAGGCATGAGGCAGGGTGACCCGCTGTCACCATTCCTTTTTATAATCGCTATGGAGGGACTCAACATCGCGGTGAAAGCGGCTTGCCAGAAAGATCTTTTCCATGGAATAAAAATTCCACATTCAGAAATTTCAATCTCTCACCTGTTCTATGCCGATGATGCTATTTTCGTGGGAGAGTGGAGTCAAAGCAACATTAAGAACTTAGCAAGGGGTATTAAGATGTTTTCAGGTGGCGTCTGGGTTGAAGGTCAACTTCAACAAGTCTATGGTTTTTGGTGTTGGAGTTGA